In the genome of Populus trichocarpa isolate Nisqually-1 chromosome 6, P.trichocarpa_v4.1, whole genome shotgun sequence, one region contains:
- the LOC18100063 gene encoding uncharacterized protein LOC18100063, translating into MAQKQLHELLQDDQEPFQLKNYIADRRCQLKRPSIPKTNLVQVKKRKPISQKHFCKNVCLFSFQNSPDPRKSPLFQCSPPKSPCKSPNAIFLHIPARTAALLLEAAVKVQKQSSSPKTKSQNNGFGLFGTLLKKLTHRNKTRNHEIRTGNHGGKVSVKEILRWNSSVGRGNLSNEIDHRKQEQGQEIIMVDTSINEKCGCERGFNSCCSGHIGRPSSEVWSEKSLDLDFDTSSSTSQSEEDQNVDHFVNKDIIDHGDFASNDKQCFCDSPFHFVLQRSPSTGCRTPDFSSPVTSPSRHIFECKESNGDVESLKKFKEQDEEEEKEEEEEDKEQCSPVSVLDPPFEDDDDGNDDHNEDDGFDLECSYAIVQRAKKQLLQKLRRFEKLADLDPVELERRMAEQEEEEEEEEEVSDLEEEEQRSEDDELISSDREKNIETFILEEIRSKSSFYLPRKIQRDMKRLISDLIIEEGGGNVFYRESMAKRICNRLESWKEVESNTIDMMVGQDFRRELDGWKGNREQVEETALEIELGIVGLLVEELSEELVA; encoded by the exons ATGGCTCAAAAGCAATTACACGAGCTCTTGCAAGATGATCAAGAGCCATTCCAGCTAAAGAACTACATTGCTGACAGGCGTTGTCAGCTCAAAAGACCCAGTATCCCGAAAACAAACTTGGTACAAGTCAAGAAGCGAAAACCCATCtctcaaaaacatttttgcaAAAATGTTTGCCTTTTCTCTTTCCAAAACTCTCCAGACCCGAGAAAATCCCCACTCTTCCAGTGCTCTCCTCCCAAAAGCCCTTGCAAAAGCCCTAATGCTATCTTCCTACACATCCCTGCAAGAACGGCCGCGCTTCTTCTTGAAGCTGCCGTTAAGGTGCAAAAACAATCTTCGTCTCCCAAAACCAAGTCACAAAACAATGGGTTTGGTTTGTTTGGGACTTTATTAAAGAAACTAACTCATCGTAACAAAACCAGAAATCATGAAATCCGTACTGGTAATCATGGGGGCAAAGTTTCAGTGAAGGAGATTCTAAGGTGGAATTCCTCAGTTGGGCGTGGAAATTTATCCAATGAGATAGATCACCGCAAGCAGGAGCAGGGGCAGGAGATTATAATGGTTGATACGAGTATAAATGAGAAATGTGGTTGTGAGAGGGGCTTTAATTCTTGTTGTAGCGGTCATATCGGTAGGCCTAGCAGTGAGGTTTGGTCAGAGAAATCcttggatttggattttgatACCTCAAGCAGTACTAGCCAGTCCGAGGAGGATCAAAACGTCGATCATTTTGTTAACAAAGACATCATAGATCATGGTGATTTTGCTTCTAATGATAAGCAATGTTTCTGTGACAGCCCTTTCCATTTTGTGCTTCAAAGAAGCCCTTCCACCGGTTGCCGCACCCCAGACTTCTCGTCTCCGGTCACTTCGCCTAGTCGCCACATATTTGAG TGCAAAGAGAGCAATGGGGATGTAGAAAGcttaaagaaattcaaagaacaagatgaggaggaggaaaaagaagaagaagaagaagataaggaACAATGTAGTCCTGTTTCTGTTTTGGACCCACCCTTTGAAGATGATGACGATGGGAATGACGATCACAACGAGGACGACGGTTTTGATCTAGAATGCAGCTACGCAATTGTACAGA GAGCAAAGAAACAGCTATTGCAGAAGCTGCGTAGATTTGAGAAACTGGCAGATTTGGATCCAGTTGAACTGGAGAGAAGAATGGCagagcaagaagaagaagaagaagaagaagaagaagtgagtGACCTTGAGGAAGAAGAGCAACGCAGtgaagatgatgagttaatttCGTCAGATAGGGAAAAGAACATCGAAACTTTTATCCTAGAAGAAATACGTAGTAAATCAAGCTTTTATCttccaagaaaaatacaaagagacaTGAAGAGATTGATCTCGGACCTCATTATCGAGGAAGGGGGAGGAAACGTTTTCTACAGAGAATCAATGGCAAAAAGGATCTGTAACAGGTTAGAGTCATGGAAAGAGGTAGAGTCCAACACCATTGATATGATGGTAGGACAAGATTTTAGAAGGGAGCTCGATGGGTGGAAAGGAAACCGAGAGCAAGTGGAAGAGACAGCGTTGGAGATTGAACTTGGTATAGTTGGCTTATTGGTGGAGGAACTGTCTGAGGAATTAGTTGCTTAA
- the LOC18100064 gene encoding uncharacterized protein LOC18100064 isoform X1, with the protein MQKMEQQPQQQNQLTVQNSGSLSFSSQMSKEDEEMSRSALSTFRAKEEEIEKKKMEVREKVQAQLGRVEEETKRLAMIREELEALADPMRKEVAVVRKKIDTVNKELKPLGHTVQKKEKEYKDALEAFNDKNKEKVQLITKLMEFEQLVSESERLRLKKLEELSKNIDSMH; encoded by the exons ATGCAGAAAATGGAGCAGCAGCCTCAGCAACAGAACCAGCTAACGGTGCAAAACTCAGGCAGCCTTAGCTTTAGCAGCCAAATGTctaaagaagatgaagagatgTCAAGGTCTGCTCTCTCTACTTTTAGAGCCAAAGAAGAAGAGAtcgaaaagaagaaaatggaggTCAGAGAGAAGGTTCAAGCTCAGTTGGGCCGTGTTGAGGAGGAGACCAAGCGCTTAGCCATGATTCGTGAG GAGCTTGAAGCGCTTGCAGATCCCATGAGGAAGGAAGTTGCTGTTGTCCGCAAGAAGATTGATACAgtgaacaaagaattgaagccATTAGGACATACTGTGCAGAAGAAG GAGAAAGAATACAAGGATGCCCTTGAGGCCTTCAATGATAAGAACAAGGAGAAAGTACAGCTCATAACCAAATTAATGGAG TTTGAACAGCTCGTGAGTGAAAGCGAGAGGTTGAGGCTGAAAAAGCTGGAGGAGCTGAGTAAGAACATAGACTCCATGCACTGA
- the LOC18100064 gene encoding uncharacterized protein LOC18100064 isoform X2, whose amino-acid sequence MQKMEQQPQQQNQLTVQNSGSLSFSSQMSKEDEEMSRSALSTFRAKEEEIEKKKMEVREKVQAQLGRVEEETKRLAMIREELEALADPMRKEVAVVRKKIDTVNKELKPLGHTVQKKEKEYKDALEAFNDKNKEKVQLITKLMELVSESERLRLKKLEELSKNIDSMH is encoded by the exons ATGCAGAAAATGGAGCAGCAGCCTCAGCAACAGAACCAGCTAACGGTGCAAAACTCAGGCAGCCTTAGCTTTAGCAGCCAAATGTctaaagaagatgaagagatgTCAAGGTCTGCTCTCTCTACTTTTAGAGCCAAAGAAGAAGAGAtcgaaaagaagaaaatggaggTCAGAGAGAAGGTTCAAGCTCAGTTGGGCCGTGTTGAGGAGGAGACCAAGCGCTTAGCCATGATTCGTGAG GAGCTTGAAGCGCTTGCAGATCCCATGAGGAAGGAAGTTGCTGTTGTCCGCAAGAAGATTGATACAgtgaacaaagaattgaagccATTAGGACATACTGTGCAGAAGAAG GAGAAAGAATACAAGGATGCCCTTGAGGCCTTCAATGATAAGAACAAGGAGAAAGTACAGCTCATAACCAAATTAATGGAG CTCGTGAGTGAAAGCGAGAGGTTGAGGCTGAAAAAGCTGGAGGAGCTGAGTAAGAACATAGACTCCATGCACTGA